In Naumovozyma dairenensis CBS 421 chromosome 2, complete genome, the following are encoded in one genomic region:
- the NDAI0B04560 gene encoding uncharacterized protein (similar to Saccharomyces cerevisiae YHR138C; ancestral locus Anc_2.100), whose amino-acid sequence MESVEELVNELGGKITNRYKLIKGFSMEFDDSYLNILKNQIERLNMNMDGRYHINLEEDQIVHANTVR is encoded by the coding sequence ATGGAAAGTGTTGAAGAATTAGTGAATGAATTAGGTGGTAAGATAACTAATCGTTACAAGTTAATTAAAGGCTTCAGTATGGAATTTGATGattcatatttaaatattttgaaaaatcaaattgaGCGattaaatatgaatatggATGGTCGCTATCATATTAATTTGGAAGAGGATCAAATAGTCCACGCCAATACCGTGAGATGA
- the PES4 gene encoding Pes4p (similar to Saccharomyces cerevisiae PES4 (YFR023W) and MIP6 (YHR015W); ancestral locus Anc_1.357), with amino-acid sequence MSSAENEQEADQSSSTLISGQSEGSDIVNLYGQTTNYEGKKIKILESGETFSLFIGDLHPKVTQEILENIFGKYPSFLSAKVCYDFKTKVSLGHGYLNFSSERDSKQAIDDFNCTRLFDSVIRLMPSFRGKNIKKSNYNLFFSNLPEVDDTGQSFTPRRFYELFRECGEIISCKFEENKNIGFISFQSENVAREVIINYNNKFLFGKQITCKLLSAENDESHSFNINTIESKGRRKTPPLDSEIKLSLSTTVVLQNLSFICSKEFLVQFCCQRHIQFEDIQIIGAYMGKVNHRAHVRCNSKLDAKKLVNEMNGRLLAGSIVKAQWEGSSGYIKKQSYDEMNTFITKVPMTYLQPPFSYSADLGYTMSNVDKRHRRQAGRSELKGRYIMDVFKRLIRENLDFLRYPFASREENIVYIASYIFKFYWNGNLSSLSHFLFSLESSLHLEQVFKSQVEAAADKLGFGR; translated from the coding sequence ATGTCTTCAGCGgaaaatgaacaagaagCTGATCAAAGCTCAAGTACACTAATATCTGGACAATCTGAAGGATCCGATATCGTTAACTTATACGGACAAACCACAAACTATGAAGgcaagaaaataaaaatccTAGAAAGTGGAGAAACATTCTCGTTATTTATTGGTGACTTACATCCAAAAGTAACACAAGaaattttagaaaatatttttggaaaatatcCCTCATTTCTTTCAGCTAAAGTTTGTTACGATTTTAAAACTAAAGTATCTTTAGGCCATGGGTATCTGAATTTCAGTTCTGAAAGGGACAGCAAACAAGCAATTGATGACTTTAATTGCACTAGATTATTCGATAGTGTTATCAGGTTGATGCCGTCGTTCCGTGGTAAAAAcattaagaaatcaaattataacctatttttttcaaatcttcctGAAGTTGATGACACTGGCCAAAGTTTCACCCCTAGAAGGTTTTACGAGTTATTTAGGGAATGTGGAGAAATAATATCCtgtaaatttgaagaaaacaaaaacattGGCTTCATCTCTTTTCAATCAGAGAATGTGGCGCGAGAggttattatcaattacAACAATAAATTTCTCTTTGGAAAACAAATTACTTGCAAGTTACTATCTGCTGAAAATGATGAGTCACACagtttcaatattaatacaATTGAATCGAAGGGTAGGAGAAAAACCCCTCCTCTGGATtcagaaataaaattatcttTGTCTACCACCGTAGTGTTACAAAACCTAAGTTTCATATGTAGCAAAGAATTTCTGGTACAATTTTGCTGTCAACGACATATCcaatttgaagatattcaaatcattgGGGCCTATATGGGTAAAGTTAATCATCGGGCACATGTAAGGTGCAATAGTAAACTAGATGCAAAGAAATTGGTTAACGAAATGAACGGCCGCTTGTTGGCCGGTTCGATAGTAAAAGCGCAATGGGAAGGAAGCTCAggatatataaagaaacaaagtTATGATGAAATGAACACATTTATCACTAAAGTACCAATGACATATTTGCAACCACCTTTCTCCTATTCTGCCGACCTTGGGTATACAATGTCCAATGTAGATAAGAGGCATAGAAGGCAAGCAGGAAGAAGCGAACTCAAGGGTAGATATATCATGGATGTCTTTAAGAGGCTGATTCGTGAgaatttggattttttaCGATACCCATTTGCTTCTcgagaagaaaatatagtatatattgCGAGTTATATTTTCAAGTTCTACTGGAACGGGAATTTATCAAGCTTAtcacattttttattttcattggAATCTTCTTTGCATTTGGAACAAGTTTTCAAATCGCAAGTTGAAGCCGCAGCAGATAAACTAGGTTTTGGAAGATGA
- the LSB3 gene encoding Lsb3p (similar to Saccharomyces cerevisiae LSB3 (YFR024C-A) and YSC84 (YHR016C); ancestral locus Anc_1.356), translated as MLNRKAAKILSSFVKPNQVFGADQVIPPEVLKRAKGLAVITVFKAGFLFSGRAGSGVIVARLNDGTWSAPSAIAMAGAGAGGMVGIELTDFVFILNSPEAVRSFSEFGTITFGGNVSVSAGPMGRNAEAAASASTGGVAAVFAYSKSKGLYAGVSVEGSAIVERREANRKFYGDSCTSKMILSGRVRPPPAVDPLFRILESRAFNFRTANDRDDYSDDDFYDDIPSSFGSSDLSSTRPNTRSTRRDRSGSRGYRDNDFDDDDDYYNDRRRSGNRNFDDFDDPSGAKDYYASHRRSDVPRRAGSTSKSRWEDDVYDRGNRNSYGDRDRNRDVDDLSNRFSKSRISSGSAGNNTRYARTRNDSAVPSSAPKAVALYSFAGEETDDLPFRKGDVITILKKSESQNDWWTGRVNGREGIFPANYVELV; from the coding sequence ATGTTGAATAGAAAAGCAGCCAAAATCTTATCAAGTTTTGTCAAGCCAAACCAAGTATTTGGTGCTGACCAAGTCATTCCACCAgaagttttgaaaagagCCAAAGGTCTTGCAGTAATCACCGTTTTCAAAGCAGGATTTTTATTCTCCGGTAGAGCAGGATCAGGTGTCATCGTTGCCAGATTAAATGATGGTACTTGGTCAGCCCCATCTGCAATCGCCATGGCTGGTGCGGGGGCTGGGGGTATGGTTGGTATAGAATTAACAGATTTCGTTTTTATTCTAAATTCTCCAGAGGCAGTTAGATCATTTTCAGAATTCGGTACCATCACATTCGGTGGTAACGTTTCCGTTTCTGCAGGTCCAATGGGTAGAAATGCAGAAGCTGCAGCTTCAGCTTCTACAGGTGGTGTAGCTGCAGTTTTTGCGTATTCTAAGAGTAAAGGTTTATATGCAGGTGTCTCAGTGGAAGGTTCAGCCATTGTGGAAAGAAGGGAAGCTAATAGAAAATTCTATGGTGACAGCTGTACTAGTAAAATGATTCTGTCAGGTAGAGTAAGACCCCCACCAGCAGTTGATCCATTATTCCGTATTTTGGAATCAAGAGCATTTAATTTCAGAACAGCTAATGATAGAGATGACTATTCCGATGACGACTTTTACGATGATATTCCAAGTTCTTTTGGTTCTTCTGATTTGAGTTCGACGAGACCAAATACAAGATCTACCAGAAGAGACCGAAGTGGATCACGCGGCTACAGAGAcaatgattttgatgacgatgatgacTACTATAATGATCGTAGACGCTCAGGAAATAGAAActttgatgattttgatgatcCATCAGGTGCCAAGGATTATTACGCAAGTCATAGAAGATCAGACGTTCCACGTAGAGCAGGAAGTACATCTAAATCACGTTGGGAGGATGACGTATACGATCGTGGAAACCGTAATAGTTATGGAGATCGTGACCGTAATCGTGATGTTGACGATTTATCAAATAGATTTTCTAAATCAAGGATTTCTTCAGGTTCAGCCGGTAATAATACTCGTTATgcaagaacaagaaacgACTCAGCAGTGCCATCGTCTGCTCCGAAAGCAGTTGCCTTGTACTCTTTTGCTGGTGAAGAAACAGATGATTTACCTTTTAGAAAGGGTGATGTTATCACTATTCTCAAGAAATCCGAATCTCAAAATGACTGGTGGACTGGGAGAGTCAATGGAAGAGAAGGCATATTTCCAGCAAATTATGTCGAATTAGTCTAG
- the HIS2 gene encoding histidinol-phosphatase (similar to Saccharomyces cerevisiae HIS2 (YFR025C); ancestral locus Anc_1.351) → MHSHHSHSGDYVAHGVDCLELMVDHVIKADFHTYCLTEHMPRLEYKFLYPEEKFNPENDEVSLKVLQAKFKNFLRHAQEIKNRHIPDRTKFIVGMEVEACDISHIEYAKTLMLEHKSVLKFCVGSVHHINGIAIDFDQENWNRALSVAGNNLKRLLIDYFNLQYLLLVNLKPLIVGHFDLFKLLIPRNLIIDEETGTVLKGPTDGGVHAYGFPYVTKWGTVRELIVRNLKYIKSYGGAVEINTSALRKNLPEPYPGKDVCELVKKYCSGRFVLSDDAHALSQIGVCYDEALNYMTEELKLQQLFYLAENDNGELLFESTTIEDVKNDAFWIKRKEGNSSYAKC, encoded by the coding sequence ATGCATTCTCATCATTCTCATTCCGGCGATTATGTTGCCCATGGCGTAGACTGTCTAGAATTAATGGTTGATCATGTTATAAAAGCCGATTTTCACACATATTGTTTGACTGAGCATATGCCAAGATTGGAATATAAATTCCTGTACCCAGAAGAAAAGTTCAATCCTGAGAATGATGAAGTATCTTTAAAGGTCTTACAAGCtaaattcaagaatttcCTGAGACATGCACAAGAGATTAAAAATAGGCATATACCAGATCGAACTAAGTTTATAGTAGGAATGGAGGTAGAAGCATGTGATATTTCACATATTGAATATGCAAAAACCTTAATGTTAGAACATAAATctgttttgaaattttgcGTTGGTTCGGTCCATCATATTAATGGCATAGCAATAGATTTTGACCAAGAAAATTGGAATAGAGCCTTAAGCGTAGCAGGAAATAATCTTAAACGGTTGTTAATCGATTATTTCAATTTGCAATATTTACTCCTTGTAAACTTAAAGCCTTTGATAGTGGGCCATTTTGACTTATTTAAACTACTTATACCTAGGAACCTGATCATAGATGAAGAAACCGGGACAGTTTTAAAAGGTCCAACAGATGGAGGGGTACATGCATATGGATTTCCCTATGTTACTAAATGGGGAACTGTAAGGGAACTTATCGTCAggaatttaaaatatataaaaagttATGGCGGTGCTGTTGAGATAAATACATCAGCATTGAGAAAGAACCTACCGGAACCGTATCCTGGGAAAGATGTATGCGAACTAGTCAAAAAATACTGTTCGGGAAGGTTTGTGTTAAGTGACGACGCACATGCACTCTCTCAGATCGGAGTTTGCTATGATGAAGCTCTCAATTATATGACTGAGGAACTGAAGCTGCAacaattattttatctggcagaaaatgataatggagAACTTCTATTCGAGAGCACAACTATCGAAGATGTTAAAAATGATGCCTTCTGGATCAAGAGAAAAGAGGGAAACTCTTCATATGCAAAGTGCTAG